In the genome of Apodemus sylvaticus chromosome 2, mApoSyl1.1, whole genome shotgun sequence, one region contains:
- the LOC127678667 gene encoding putative vomeronasal receptor-like protein 4, producing the protein MSLFKNVLYFQAGLGILANTFLLFFYSLIILGHRPKPTDLISCQLTFVHIMMFLTGGDIWLTDIFEALNIENDFKCKIIFYISRLMRGLSICTTCFLSVVQAVTISPSTSLLARFKHRLKMYMIYAFFCIWCFNLFYSSNQIFYVGGFTNVSEINQMKVTKSCSLFPKNYIIRGLILTVSISRDIFLVGIMLTTSTYMVIILHRHRRQCKYLHSISHLSASPEKRATKTILLLVVFFVVMYWVDFIISSTSVLLWMYDPVTLIVQKFVMHAYPTITPLVQISSDKRIIIMLENMHSKHHQSSL; encoded by the coding sequence ATGTCCTTATTCAAGAATGTCCTTTATTTCCAAGCTGGACTTGGAATCCTAGCCAACacgtttcttctttttttctattctttgatAATCCTAGGTCACAGACCTAAGCCCACAGACCTGATCTCCTGTCAATTGACTTTTGTTCACATAATGATGTTCCTCACTGGAGGAGATATTTGGCTTACAGACATATTTGAGGCATTGAACATTGAGAATGACttcaaatgtaaaataatattttacataagcAGGCTGATGAGAGGCCTCTCTATCTGTAccacctgcttcctgagtgtagtccaggctgtcacAATCAGTCCCAGTACCTCACTGTTGGCAAGATTTAAACATAGACTGAAAATGTACATGATATATGCTTTCTTCTGCATTTGGTGCTTCAATTTGTTCTACAGTAGTAACCAGATTTTCTACGTTGGTGGCTTTACCAATGTAAGTGAAATCAACCAGATGAAAGTTACTAAGTCCTGTTCACTATTCCCTAAGAACTACATCATCAGAGGATTGATTTTAACAGTGTCAATCTCCAGAGATATTTTTCTTGTAGGAATCATGCTGACTACAAGTACATACATGGTGATCATCCTGCACAGACATCGGAGGCAATGCAAGTATCTTCATAGCATCAGCCACCTAAGTGCATCCCCTGAGAAAAGGGCCACCAAAACCATCTTGCTGCTGGTGGTTTTCTTTGTGGTCATGTACTGGGTGGACTTCATAATCTCATCCACCTCAGTTCTGTTATGGATGTATGACCCAGTCACCCTGATTGTTCAGAAGTTTGTGATGCATGCCTATCCCACAATCACTCCTTTGGTACAAATCAGTTCTGATAAGAGAATAATAATTATGttggaaaacatgcattcaaaGCACCACCagagttctttataa